The DNA region CCTACTCCAAGATCTGCACCCACGTCGGCTGCCCGATCTCGTTGAACGAGCGGACGACCCACCACCTGCTCTGCCCCTGCCACCAGTCCACCTTCGACCTCGCCGACTCCGGCAAGGTCGTGTTCGGCCCGGCCGGACGGCCGCTGCCCCAGCTGCCGCTGGAGGTCGACGAAGAGGGCTACCTGGTCGCACAGAGCGACTTCGACGAGCCGGTCGGCCCGAGCTACTGGGAGCGTGACTACTATGACCGTTGGTGACATGAGCAAGGTCGCCACGACGAACGGCACCGAGCCCGCCACCCCGAGCAAGGGCAGCAAGCGCGCCGGCGCCGTCGCCAACTGGGCCGACGAGCGTCTCGGCCTGGGCACGGCCATGAAGAAGAACCTGCGCAAGGTCTTCCCCGACCACTGGTCCTTCATGCTCGGCGAGGTCGCTCTGTGGAGCTTCGTCGTGCTGCTGCTGACCGGCGTCTTCCTGACCCTGTGGTTCGACCCGAGCATGGCCGAGGTCGAGTACAACGGCTCCTACGACCCGTTGCGCGGTGTGCACGTCTCCTCGGCGTTCGCCTCGACCATGGACATCTCCTTCGACGTCCGCGGTGGTCTGCTGATGCGGCAGATGCACCACTGGGCGGCGCACATCTTCATCGCGGCGATGATGATCCACCTGCTGCGCGTCTACCTGACCGGCGCGTTCCGCAAGCCGCGCGAGGTCAACTGGCTGATCGGCTGCCTGCTCCTGCTGCTGGGCACCATCGAGGGCTTCACCGGCTACTCCCTCCCCGACGACCTGCTCTCGGGCACCGGCGTCCGCGCCGCGGACGGCTTCATGAAGGCCACCCCGGTGATCGGCACCTACATGTCGTTCTTCCTGTTCGGCGGCGAGTTCCCCGGCGACTCGATCATCCCGCGGTTCTACGCGATGCACATCCTGCTGATCCCGGGCCTGCTGCTGGCCCTGATCGCCGCCCACATGCTGCTGCTCGTCTACCACAAGCACACGCAGTGGCCCGGCCCCGGCCGCACGGAGCAGAACGTCGTCGGCTTCCCGATGCTCCCGGTCTACATGGCCAAGGCCGGTGGCTTCTTCTTCATCGTGTTCGGCGTCATCGCCCTGCTCGGTGGCCTGTTCTCGATCAACAACGTGTGGAAGCTCGGTCCCTACGATCCGTCGAAGGTGACCGCCGGCTCCCAGCCCGACTGGTACATGGGCTGGCCGGACGGCCTGCTCCGGATCATCCCGGCCTGGGAGACCCACCTGTGGGGCCACACCGTGTCGTGGAACGTGATGCTGCCGATCCTGGTGGCGCCGCCGCTGCTGCTGATCATCCTGATGCTGCTGCCGTTCCTGGAGTCCTGGATCACCGGCGACAAGCGGGAGCATCACCTGCTGCAGCGTCCGCGCAACGCGCCGACCCGGACCGCGGTGATGGTCGCGCTGATGACCTTCTACGGCCTGGCCTGGGCCGCGGGTGGCAACGACATCATCGCGATCAAGATGGATCTGAGCATCAACCAGATCACCTACTTCATCCGTGGTGCGCTGTTCATCGGACCGGTGATCGCCTTCTTCATCACCCGACGCTGGTGCATCTCGCTGCAGCGTCACGACGAGGAGAAGCTGCTCCACGGGTACGAGTCCGGTGTGCTGGTCCGCTCCCCCGACGGCAAGTACGCCGAGAAGCACCTGCCCCTGCCGGAGTCGAAGGCTTACACGCTCACCGCTCGCGACGACGACCCGGAGATCGACGAGATCGACGAGTCGGACAGCTCGCTGTCGGGTCGCGAGCTGCGCAAGGCACGGCTGCGTCAGCGGTTGCAGAAGTTGTACTTCGCGGACAACCGGCAGAAGCCGACCCGCGAGGAGATCGACGATTCGGCCGAGCACGCCGAGCACGAGCTCCACGAGCTCGAGGCACAGATCGCCAACGGTCCGAACAAGCACGGCCCGGCCGACCACTGATCGACCGCGGCCCGGCCGCACACGAACGGGTCCGCTCCCCTGGTGGGAGCGGACCCGTTCGTCATTCCCGGTCGAGCAGCCGGGCGACCCGCTCGGTGCGGGCGATCACCAGCACCACGGCGATCGCCCCGAGCGTGAGCAGCACCAGGGGCACCAGCTCCAGCGGGCGGCGTACCAGAGCGTCGAGGAAGGCATTGCGCCACCAGACGTCGGCGACCGACGTGTGGAAGTCGTTCCTGATCGCGCCCGGGGCGATCAGCACCACCTGCAGCACGGCCACCGCGGGGAACCAGCGCCGGGCCCGCTCCCCCATCCGGTGAGCACTCAGCGCCAGCGCCGGCGCGAGCGCCACCACCAGCTCGAGGCTGGTCCGATACCCGTAGAACTGGTCTCCACCACTGAACCGGTTCAGCACCGCCTGACCGATCAGGTACGACGCCGCGCCGATCACCAGCCAGCGACTCCAGTCCGGCAGCTCGTGCCGGTTGCGCCAGGCGGCGGGCCCGAGCACCACCAGGAGCGGCGCCCACCAGAGCAGGCCACGGTCGGCGGCGAGGACGAAGCCGAGGTGGTCGACCACGTCGAAGGCGTGACCGGTCGCGTTGTCGGCGAAGTCGGCCGCGCGGTAGCCCGAGGTGGGATCCCAGCGGCCGTACATCCACCGGGTCCAGCAGGACATCAGCGCGAGCATCGCTGCGGCCACCGCCCCCGCCCGCAGAGCGATCGCGGGTCGTCGTCGGGTCCAGGCGACGCCGGCGCCGAGGACGGCGCAGATCAGCGCGGCGTGGAGACGGCCCCAGAGGGTGAGGCCGCCGAAGAGTCCGACCAGCCACCACCGGTCCCGGTCCGCCGCCCAGGCCATCCCGAGGATCCCCAGCGTGGTGAGGGTGTGCGGCCAGATCGCATCCGCGGAGACCGACCACACCGGAGTGCCGAAGGCGAGCAGCCCCGTACCGACGAGGGCGGTGCGCAGCGGCAGCCGGTCCCGGAGCAGCAGGAAGAACAGGGTGATCGCAAGGGCGCTGAGCAGGGCGGCGGTGATCCCACCGGGCACGGCGCTGATCCCGCTCGGCGCGGCGATCCAGTAGGCGGGGACGACGGCCGCGATCACCCCGGGTGCCCGCCCGACCGCCTCCCTGCCATCGACGGTCTCCACGATCCAGGTGTCCCGGATGATGTTGTCGTCGAGCAGCGGGAAGTCGCCGATGTCGGGCACCGGGTCACCGGTGCGGGCGATGTGCCAGGCGGCGAAGTCGGCGGTGAACGCGTCCGGGCTCGGGTCGCGGCTCACCGTCAGCGCATAGACGCCGCCGACGACCAAGAACAGCACCAGCGGCAGCAGCACCCGGGCCCGCGGGCGAGGCCGCGGCAGGCGGGTCCGCGGGTGGCGGACGGCTGGCCCGAGGTCGGGGCCGAGGTCGGGGGCTGCCACGCGCGCCATTGTCGACCGCCCTGCGGCGACACGCGAGGTGGTCCCTCCAGCGTCCGCCAGGTGTTCGCCGGCCGGTCACCCGAGCGTCCCGTCCGGGTCCGCGCCCCTTCCTAGGCTCCCCGAGACCGAAGAAGCAGCGCACGATGCAGTGAGGCCCGCGTGAAGCTCGTCGTCCAGGTTCCCTGTCTCAACGAGGAGAAGACGCTCCCCCTCGTCCTCTCCTCGATCCCCCACCAGATCCCCGGGATCGACGAGATCGTGGTCGTCGTCATCGACGACGGCTCCAGTGATCGCACCGTCGAGGTGGCACGGTCGTTCGGTGTCACCGAGTTCGTCCGGCACCACCGCAACCAGGGGCTGGCCCGCTCGTTCACCGACGGCGTGGACCACGCCCTGGCGATCGGAGCCGACATCGTGGTCAACACCGACGGCGACAACCAGTACCCGCAGGAGCGGATCGGCGACCTGGTCCAGCCGATCCTGCGCGGCGAGGCCGACATCGTGATCGCGGACCGCCAGGTGGGGCTGATCGACCACTTCTCGCCTGCCAAGAAGGCCCTGCAGCGGTGGGGCAGCCGGGTGGTGAACCTCGCGGCCCGGACCGAGCTGCCCGATGCCGCCAGCGGGTTCCGCGCCTACTCGCGGGAGAGCCTGATCCGGCTCAACACGGTGACCCGCTTCTCCTACTGCATGGAGACGATCATCCAGGCCGGCAACAAGAACCTGGCGATCGCCAGCCTGCCGGTGCTGACCAACGCCAAGACCCGCGAGTCCCGGCTCTTCTCCTCCACCCGGCAGCACGTCTTCCGCTCGGCCGCCGCGATCACCCGCGCCTACATCATGTACCGGCCCTACGTGATCTTCGGCGTGATGGCGGCCCTCTTCGGCGTGCTGGGACTGCTGCCCTACCTCCGCTACGCGGCACTGGCGGCGACCGGGGACGGTGGCGGTCACGTGCAGTCCCTGCTGGTCGGCGCCGCCCTCGTGGTGATGTCCTCGCTCTGCCTGATGCTGGGCATCGTCGCGGACCTGATCCGCACCAACCGCGCACTCATCGAGACCAATCTCGAGCACACCAAGCGCGCCCGCTTCGACATCCTGCGGGTGCCCGACACGGCCGGGGTGCTGTGATGAAGCTGTTCTACGTCCGCGTGCTGCGCGGTGTCGGCACGGTGCTCGACGCCGTCGGGGTGCTCGCGCTCCTCCGCCGCCGCGCTCCCCGCTCCCGCACCGCGACCTGGCTGCTGTCGCTCGTCGCGATCTACGACGTGCGGGGGCTGGCCGACCTCGACGTCCCCTGGTGGACCTTCGACTCCGCGGAACTGGTGGCCGCACACCTGGCGGACCGACCCGGCGCCCGGGTCTTCGAGTGGGGATCCGGCGCCTCCACCCTCTGGCTGGCCGCGCGGGCGGGCTCGGTGCACGCCGTCGAGCACCACGCGGGCTGGGCGCTGCGCCTGGCCCCGCAGCTGCCCGGCAACGTGCACCTGGAGGTGGTCGAGCCGACCAGCGCCCGGCGCCCCACGGTGCCGTCCGCGAAGCCGGGGCACGCGGGGTTGGACTTCGCCGACTACGTGCGCGCGATCGACGAGGTCGACGGCGAGTTCGACGTGGTCGTGATCGACGGACGGGCCCGGGAGGCGTGCCTGGAGCGAGCCCTCGCCCGGGTCGCGCCCGACGGGATCGTCGTCTTCGACAACGTGGACCGCCGCCGCTACCGGGACGCGATCGAGGCCGTCTCGGACCGGGTGTCGACGACGATGACCCGCGGACTGACACCGGCCCTGCCCTATCCCACCCGTACGGCACTGCTGCACCCGTCGGCGGTCGGCACCACCAGGTGAGTCGCGCGCACGCGCTGCTGGGCGCCCGGATCCTCTTCGTCCTGCTCACCGTCGGGTTCGCGTGGTGGGGGTTCGAGGGACGCTGGGCGGAGATCTCCGCCGCCATCGGCCGGACCGGCGTCGCCCGGCTGCTCGGGGCCGCCCTGCTGACCACGGTCGGGCTGGGCCTGACCGGCGTGCTCTGGCGCGGCCTGCTGATCGCACTCGGCACTCCGATCGGCCCACGCGAGGCGGGCGCGGTCTTCTTCGTCGGGCAGCTCGGCAAGTACGTCCCGGGGTCGGTGTGGAGCTTCGCCGCGCAGGCCCAGCTCGGCCGGCGCCACCACGTCCCGGTGCGCTCCAGCGTCACCGCGTCGTCACTGTTCCTGCTGGTCCACACCTTCACCGGGGTCCTGCTCGGGTCCGCGCTGGCCGCGCTCGGCGTGCTACCGACCCCGATCGCCGCGGGCTGGTGGGTGGTCATCGCGGTCGGCAGCGCGGCGGTGCTGTGCCCGCCGGTGGTCCGGCGGCTGGGCGACCGGCTGGCCGGAGAAGGGGTGGCCACGGTCTTCGGGGTACGTGAGCTCGGTCTGGCCGGAGGCCTGATGTGCTGTGTGTGGCTCTGCTACGGAGCCGGCCTCGCGGTGCTCCTGAGCGCGGTCGGACCGGTGCGGCCCGACGACCTCCTGGTCGCGGTCGGCGCCTTCGCCCTGGCCCACGCGGCCGGGGTGCTGCTGGTGCTGGCGCCGGCCGGGCTCGGCGCCCGGGAGGGCGTGTTGATCGCGGTCCTGTCCCCGGCGGTCGGGGTGGGTCCGGCGGCGGCCGCGGCGCTGCTCTCCCGACTGGTGCACGCGATCGCCGACTTCGCGATGGCCGGGCTCGCCGCCCTCGCCGCGCTCCCCCGCGTGCGCCGATCGCCGACCGGCTCCGGATCGTGCACCCGACCCGACGAGGCCCCGCGTGCGGTCGACGCCTGAGGCGAGCGTGACCCGTCCGCGCCGGGTCGGACCCGTCGTCGCGGCGGTGATGGTGGCCTACCTCCTCTTCGTCGGCGCCCGCCTGGCGGTCTTCGCCGCGGACCCGAGCGGCTTCGTCGCGGCCGGCGACCTGGTCACCGACGTCACCGAGGCACCGGCCGGTCTGGTGGTCACCCCGGGGACCAGCGGCTACGACGGTCAGGCCTACTACCGGTTGTCCCGGGCTCCGTGGACCGACCAGGTCACCGAGCACGGCATCGCGTTCACCCGGCCGGCCTACTGGCAGTCCCGGATCGGGTATCCGGCCGTCGTCTGGGTGCTGTCCGCGGGCGGTCGGGCAGCCTTGGTGCCGACGGTGATGCTGGCGGTCAACCTGGTGGCGGTCGCCGCGATCGCGGCGCTCGCGGCGGTGCTGGCCCGCGACCTGGGCCGCAGTCCGTGGTGGGGCGGCGTGCCCGCGCTGTGGGCCGGCTTCCTGGTCGGCGTCGGGCAGGACCTGACCGAGCCGCTGGCCGGAGCGCTGCTGCTCGCCGCGCTCCTCGCACTGCGCCGCGGGCGACCCGCGCCGGCCACGCTGGCGCTCGTCGCCGCCGGACTCACCCGCGAGACCACACTCGTCGTCGCGGTGGCGGTGCTGCTCGCCGCGGCACTCACCCGAGGCGGCGTGCGCCGGGCCGCCGGCGGGAGCGGTACGTCGACCACGGTGTCGAGATCGGTGCCGTCACGACCGGTGGCATCGAGACCGGTGGCATCGAGCTCGGTGCCACCGTGGTGGGTCGGCGCGGTGCCGCTCGCGGTCTGCGCCGGGTGGCGGCTCGTGGTGCGGCAACGCTGGGCGGACGTCGTACCGGAGGCTCCGGGGGACAACGTGCTGCGCCTCCCCCTCGAGGCGCTGCTCGGCTACCTGGGGGCAGCCGCGCAGCGCCCCGGGCCGGAGGCGGCGAACCTGGTGCTGCTCGCGCCGGCCCTGGTCGCGCTGGTCATCGCCGGCACCGGAGTCGCCCGACAGGACGGGCCGCTGCACGAGCGGCTGGCGCTGGCCGGCTACCTGGCACTGCTGGTCTGCCTGCCGGTCTGGGACCGCGGGCAGGCCTACCTGCGCTGGGGGTGCGAGCCGCTGCTGCTGGGGTGGCTGCTGCTCCTCGGTGCGCGCACGGCGCCGGCCGCTGGTCGGCTGCGCGCTCTGGGCGCCCTGTGCGGCGTGGTCTGGCTGCTCACCGCCACGCAGAGTGTCGGCTACCCCCGCGCCGACCCCGGGGGCGGCTCCGGGATCGGCGCCTGGGTCGGGTGGTGGACGTGGTCGTGACCACCCCGGCGTCCGTCGCCGCCACCCACGAGCGACCGAGGCGCCGTCGCCGTGCCTCGTGGCCGCTGGTCTGCATCCTGCTGGTCGCGCTCACGGTCCGCCTGGTCGCGCTGCGGCACGGTCTCCCGCACGCCTACAACGCCGACGAGGAGCTCCACTACGTGCCGCAGGCGACCCGCGCGGCCGACGGCGACTGGTACTCCGGCTACTTCGAGAACCCCAGCGGCTTCACCTACCTCGTGGCCCTCGTCTACCGGGTCGTCTTCGCCGGCCAGGACGTGACCCTGCTGCTCGTCGACGATCCGACCGCCGTCCTCGTGGTCGCGCGCCTGGTCGCAGCGCTGCTCGGCACGGCAGCCGTGGCGGCCGTGTACGCCGCCGGACGCGCCTACGCGGGCCACCGGGTCGGTCTGTGCGCGGCGGCGTTCCTGGGCCTGGCCTACCTGCCCGTCTTCTACAGCCACCAGGCGCTCAACGACGTCCCGACCCTGCTGCCGACCGCGGTCGCGCTGGCGGCCTGCCTGCGCTACCTCGACGGTGGCCGGCGACGGGACCTGCTGCTGGCGGGCGCGGCGGTCGGCCTCGCCGCCGGCATCAAGTACCTGGCGGCGCCGATGGCGCTGGTCGTCGCCGCGGCGGTCCTGATCCGGGTGCGCCGCGAGGACGGCCGGATCTCCCACGCGCTGCTGCCGCTGGCGGCGGCCGGACTGGTCTGCATCGGCGCGCTGCTGCTGCTCAACCCCTTCCTGGCGGTGGAGTTCGACAAGTTCCTGGCCAACTTCACCGGCCAGTCCGCACAGGCTGCGACGGCCAAGCTCGGGCAGACCGGCTCGGCCTGGCTCGGCTATCCGGCCAGCCTGCTCTGGGGCTTCGGCGTCCTGCCGACGGCGCTGGCGGTCGCCGGCGCGGTCCTCGGCTGGCGGGCCGACCGCGGCCGAGCGCTGCTGCTCGTGCTGTTCCCGCTGGTGCTCCTGGTGACGATGTCGGTGCAGGGCCGCTACTTCGGCCGCTGGATGCTCCCGGCCTACCCCGCGCTCGCGGTGCTGGCCGGGTACGGCGCCGTCCGGTCCGCCGACCTGCTGAACGCCCGTTTGCTGAACCGGCGGGTGCTGACCGCACGGCTGCTGACCGGACGGCTGCGGGGCGCACCCGCGGCCCTGGCCGCGGTGATGGTGGTAGGTCTCGCCCAGCCCGCGACCGACGTGCTGCGCAGCGATGTGGTGCTGTCCCGCACCGACACCAGGGAGGCAGCCCTGGTCTGGATGCGTCGGGAGATCCCGGCCGGGCAGCGCCTGGTCCTGGAGCCGGCCTTCCCCGGCTCCTACCGGCGGTCTCTGCGGGACGCGGGGCTGGCCCTGGCGTCGGTGCCGCGGCCGTTCCAGGAGTACGAGCTGCGCCTGCGGCCGAGCCTGGTCGACGGCTACCGGAGCGACGGCTACTGCTGGGTCGTGGTCAGCGGCCACCAGCACGACCGCGGCCTCGCCGCCGGGCTGGCCGACGCCGCCGCCTACTACGCGCACCTGCGCGCCGAGAGCGACCTCGTGTTCCGTGCGACGCCGTTCGCCGACGACTCCTCGACCGACTTCTCCTACGACTTCAGCTTCAACTACTACCCGCCCGCACACCGCCGTCCGGGGCCGGTCGTCGAGATCTACCGCCTCCGCGACTGCGCGGACGCCTGAGACCACCCGGTCGACGTACACGAGAGGGACTGATCGTGCTCACCACCGCCCCGCCCGGCGCCGGACCCCGACTGCTGCAGGTCCGGATCGGCCTCGTCCGGCGGGTTCGCGCCCTGGCCGGACGCGAGCACGCCGTCCCGCTGCTCGCCGCCGTGCTGATCGCTCTCGTCGGGACCCAGATCGCGCTGGTGTTCAAGGTGCCCAGCTGGGGCAACGACGAGCCGGCCCACACCGGGTACGTGGCGGCGCTCGCCGACGGCCGGCTGCCGACGATCGAGTCCGACATCGTCGACGACCCGGCACGCTTCCCGGGGACCGCCGAGGAGTTCCGCGGGTGGGACGAGCCGCACGGCGACATCTGGACGGCCAACCACCCGCCGCTGTTCCACCTGGCCATGGTGCCGGTGTGGTGGCTCGCCTCGGACCACCAGAGCGGCATGATCATCACGATGCGGCTCGCGAACACGCTGGGTTTCGCGGTCTGGATCTTCCTGGTCGGAGCGCTCGCCCGCGAGCTGGTGCCCCGTCGTCCGGCCGTCGCCGCCCTGGCGGTCGTCGTCGCGATGACCCCGACGCTCGTGCTGCGCTCCGCCTTCTTCATCAACGACGGGTGGGCGTCAGCCTCGGGCCTGCTCCTGCTCCTGATGACGATCCGGATGATGCGCGGTCCGGCCACTCCGGGCCGCGTCGCGCTGGCCACCCTGGCCGGCACCCTCGCGGCCGGCACCCGCGCTCAGGGGGTGCTCCTGGTCGCCCTGTGCACCGTGGCGCTGCTGTTCACCCTGGGCCGTCGGCGCGGGTGGAGGGGCGTCGCGGTCGCCGCCACGGTCGGCGGGGTGCCGGCCGCCGCCTTCGGCTGGTTCTTCATCCGCAACCGGATGCTGTACGGCGACTTCACCGGCCAGGACGCACTGCTGGAGAAGTTCGGGCGCTCGCCGGTGGCCGGGTTCGCGCGGATCGACAACATCCCGGGCCTCACCGAGCCGACGCTGACCACCCCGATCGTGCTGGCCGCGGCGCTGGTGCTGGTCCCGCTGGCGGCCGTGTCGGCGCTGCGTCGCCACCGGCTGCGCTGGGACGCCGCCTGGGTGCTGCTCATCGTCCATGCCCTGGTCACGCTGGTCAACGTGGTCACTTTCCTGGCACACGGCGGTGGGTTCCACGACCGCTACCTGATGCAGGTGATGCCGCTGCTGGCCACGGTCACCGCCGTCGGGATGCTGGAGGTCGGGCGGTGGCGACGCCGGGCGGCCCCCGGCACGGTCGCCGCCCAGCGGCGCGACTGGAGGGTCGCCGGCGTCTGGGCGGGGGTGCTCCTGGTCTGGCTGGCCGGCGCGGTGGCGTGGCTCGAGCACTACTACGTGTTCAGCCGCCAGCAGACCTCACCGGTGGACGGGCCGTTCCCCGACCTGCTGGCGGTGCTGGCCGGGCTCGCCGGCCTGGCGCTGTGGTCGTGCTTCCTGCTGCGCGCGCGAGGCGGCGCCGCTGAGGCGGGCGAGCAGCTGCGCCCGCCGGCCCGGCCTCAGAGCGCGGAGCCCGCCTTGTAGTCGGCGTAGCCGATGTTCCAGTCGCCGTAGCCGTTCTCCGGCTCCATCGGGCGGTCGGTGCCGGTGTACTCCACCACGTCGCCGCGCACCGACATCGAGTAGAGCCACCCCGCGTCGGCGGTGCTCATCCCGGTGCAGCCGTGGGACACGTTGGCGTAGCCCTGCGAGCCGACCGACCACGGGGCGGCGTGGATGAACTCACCGGAGCTGGTCAGCCGCATCGCCCACTGCACGTTGTCGATGTCGTAGGACTCCGAGGAGCCCTGCGGGATGCCGACGGTCTCGGAGTTCATCCGCTTGGAGTCGAACTTCTCCATGATCACCTTGGTGCCGGAGCGGGTGGTGAAGCCCTCCTTGCCGGTGGTGATCGGGAAGGTGTTGACCAGCTTGCCGTTGGAGTAGACCTTCATCTGGTGGGTCTGCGCGTTCACCTTGTAGATGTGCGCGTCACCGATGGTGAAGTCGACGACCCGGTCCTCCTGGCCGTAGATCCCGCCGCCGGCGTCCACGCCGTTGACGTCGGCCTCGAC from Nocardioides sambongensis includes:
- the qcrB gene encoding cytochrome bc1 complex cytochrome b subunit; this encodes MSKVATTNGTEPATPSKGSKRAGAVANWADERLGLGTAMKKNLRKVFPDHWSFMLGEVALWSFVVLLLTGVFLTLWFDPSMAEVEYNGSYDPLRGVHVSSAFASTMDISFDVRGGLLMRQMHHWAAHIFIAAMMIHLLRVYLTGAFRKPREVNWLIGCLLLLLGTIEGFTGYSLPDDLLSGTGVRAADGFMKATPVIGTYMSFFLFGGEFPGDSIIPRFYAMHILLIPGLLLALIAAHMLLLVYHKHTQWPGPGRTEQNVVGFPMLPVYMAKAGGFFFIVFGVIALLGGLFSINNVWKLGPYDPSKVTAGSQPDWYMGWPDGLLRIIPAWETHLWGHTVSWNVMLPILVAPPLLLIILMLLPFLESWITGDKREHHLLQRPRNAPTRTAVMVALMTFYGLAWAAGGNDIIAIKMDLSINQITYFIRGALFIGPVIAFFITRRWCISLQRHDEEKLLHGYESGVLVRSPDGKYAEKHLPLPESKAYTLTARDDDPEIDEIDESDSSLSGRELRKARLRQRLQKLYFADNRQKPTREEIDDSAEHAEHELHELEAQIANGPNKHGPADH
- a CDS encoding glycosyltransferase family 2 protein translates to MKLVVQVPCLNEEKTLPLVLSSIPHQIPGIDEIVVVVIDDGSSDRTVEVARSFGVTEFVRHHRNQGLARSFTDGVDHALAIGADIVVNTDGDNQYPQERIGDLVQPILRGEADIVIADRQVGLIDHFSPAKKALQRWGSRVVNLAARTELPDAASGFRAYSRESLIRLNTVTRFSYCMETIIQAGNKNLAIASLPVLTNAKTRESRLFSSTRQHVFRSAAAITRAYIMYRPYVIFGVMAALFGVLGLLPYLRYAALAATGDGGGHVQSLLVGAALVVMSSLCLMLGIVADLIRTNRALIETNLEHTKRARFDILRVPDTAGVL
- a CDS encoding class I SAM-dependent methyltransferase produces the protein MKLFYVRVLRGVGTVLDAVGVLALLRRRAPRSRTATWLLSLVAIYDVRGLADLDVPWWTFDSAELVAAHLADRPGARVFEWGSGASTLWLAARAGSVHAVEHHAGWALRLAPQLPGNVHLEVVEPTSARRPTVPSAKPGHAGLDFADYVRAIDEVDGEFDVVVIDGRAREACLERALARVAPDGIVVFDNVDRRRYRDAIEAVSDRVSTTMTRGLTPALPYPTRTALLHPSAVGTTR
- a CDS encoding lysylphosphatidylglycerol synthase transmembrane domain-containing protein; the encoded protein is MSRAHALLGARILFVLLTVGFAWWGFEGRWAEISAAIGRTGVARLLGAALLTTVGLGLTGVLWRGLLIALGTPIGPREAGAVFFVGQLGKYVPGSVWSFAAQAQLGRRHHVPVRSSVTASSLFLLVHTFTGVLLGSALAALGVLPTPIAAGWWVVIAVGSAAVLCPPVVRRLGDRLAGEGVATVFGVRELGLAGGLMCCVWLCYGAGLAVLLSAVGPVRPDDLLVAVGAFALAHAAGVLLVLAPAGLGAREGVLIAVLSPAVGVGPAAAAALLSRLVHAIADFAMAGLAALAALPRVRRSPTGSGSCTRPDEAPRAVDA
- a CDS encoding ArnT family glycosyltransferase → MTTPASVAATHERPRRRRRASWPLVCILLVALTVRLVALRHGLPHAYNADEELHYVPQATRAADGDWYSGYFENPSGFTYLVALVYRVVFAGQDVTLLLVDDPTAVLVVARLVAALLGTAAVAAVYAAGRAYAGHRVGLCAAAFLGLAYLPVFYSHQALNDVPTLLPTAVALAACLRYLDGGRRRDLLLAGAAVGLAAGIKYLAAPMALVVAAAVLIRVRREDGRISHALLPLAAAGLVCIGALLLLNPFLAVEFDKFLANFTGQSAQAATAKLGQTGSAWLGYPASLLWGFGVLPTALAVAGAVLGWRADRGRALLLVLFPLVLLVTMSVQGRYFGRWMLPAYPALAVLAGYGAVRSADLLNARLLNRRVLTARLLTGRLRGAPAALAAVMVVGLAQPATDVLRSDVVLSRTDTREAALVWMRREIPAGQRLVLEPAFPGSYRRSLRDAGLALASVPRPFQEYELRLRPSLVDGYRSDGYCWVVVSGHQHDRGLAAGLADAAAYYAHLRAESDLVFRATPFADDSSTDFSYDFSFNYYPPAHRRPGPVVEIYRLRDCADA
- a CDS encoding class-II aminoacyl-tRNA synthetase family protein; translated protein: MLTTAPPGAGPRLLQVRIGLVRRVRALAGREHAVPLLAAVLIALVGTQIALVFKVPSWGNDEPAHTGYVAALADGRLPTIESDIVDDPARFPGTAEEFRGWDEPHGDIWTANHPPLFHLAMVPVWWLASDHQSGMIITMRLANTLGFAVWIFLVGALARELVPRRPAVAALAVVVAMTPTLVLRSAFFINDGWASASGLLLLLMTIRMMRGPATPGRVALATLAGTLAAGTRAQGVLLVALCTVALLFTLGRRRGWRGVAVAATVGGVPAAAFGWFFIRNRMLYGDFTGQDALLEKFGRSPVAGFARIDNIPGLTEPTLTTPIVLAAALVLVPLAAVSALRRHRLRWDAAWVLLIVHALVTLVNVVTFLAHGGGFHDRYLMQVMPLLATVTAVGMLEVGRWRRRAAPGTVAAQRRDWRVAGVWAGVLLVWLAGAVAWLEHYYVFSRQQTSPVDGPFPDLLAVLAGLAGLALWSCFLLRARGGAAEAGEQLRPPARPQSAEPAL